In Spirosoma agri, one DNA window encodes the following:
- a CDS encoding helix-turn-helix domain-containing protein, with product MKIPITDKNGSGIIRAFAQAIGATISGRFVHIPESKGGGYLTGFSWGSDLRMMVRHYYLKEDTVIERTNELADEQDDVIFLLSGVYSSLQAEKNLAPERAYVFICVQALSSLMDMPSNTLFGSVTIAVSRSYLRHLFGEIDHPVVASLLQAKSHFAFETDISPELVKTAGDMLHQPVPEGLENRYYKLKCEELLCYVVASLMQRETTPMRTMHIDDLKAIYAIKQQLQSHLNEAPDIASLAREASMSQPKLRKLFKQTFGKGVFEYYQSMRMQEAARLLNGKGLTVSEVGYQLGFINLSHFSRVFEEHMGRKPKKFSALHGE from the coding sequence ATGAAAATTCCTATCACCGATAAGAATGGGTCGGGCATCATCCGGGCATTTGCTCAGGCTATCGGTGCAACCATCAGCGGACGTTTCGTTCATATTCCGGAAAGTAAGGGCGGAGGCTACCTTACCGGCTTCTCCTGGGGGAGTGATCTGCGGATGATGGTGCGTCATTATTACCTCAAAGAAGACACGGTTATTGAGCGCACCAATGAGCTGGCAGATGAGCAGGACGACGTTATTTTTTTGCTGAGCGGAGTTTATTCCTCCTTACAGGCCGAAAAGAACTTAGCCCCGGAACGGGCTTACGTGTTTATCTGTGTACAGGCACTTTCTTCGCTCATGGACATGCCGTCAAACACGCTTTTCGGCAGTGTGACCATCGCCGTTTCCCGGTCCTATCTGCGTCACTTATTCGGGGAAATTGACCATCCCGTGGTGGCCAGCCTGCTGCAAGCGAAGAGCCATTTTGCCTTTGAAACCGATATCTCACCCGAACTAGTCAAAACCGCTGGCGACATGCTGCATCAGCCCGTTCCCGAAGGGTTGGAGAATCGCTATTATAAACTAAAATGTGAAGAACTGCTGTGTTATGTCGTTGCCTCCCTGATGCAGCGAGAAACCACACCCATGCGTACGATGCACATTGACGACCTGAAGGCTATTTATGCCATCAAACAGCAGTTGCAATCGCATTTGAACGAAGCACCGGATATTGCTTCGCTGGCCCGCGAAGCGTCCATGAGCCAACCGAAACTTCGGAAGCTTTTCAAGCAAACGTTCGGGAAAGGAGTTTTCGAGTACTATCAGTCCATGCGGATGCAGGAAGCCGCCCGGTTGCTGAACGGAAAAGGGTTGACGGTCTCGGAGGTAGGCTACCAGTTAGGCTTTATAAACCTGAGCCACTTTTCCCGAGTGTTTGAGGAGCATATGGGCCGCAAGCCTAAGAAATTTTCAGCCCTGCACGGTGAGTAG
- a CDS encoding PKD domain-containing protein, translating to MTFPVLQRLLWRLIILTVVAACQNKQKAIVPSSAFSYNLVETEIKDYVSGYPVGFAIKFTNRSTEGTTYSWDFGNGSTSVDKDPIITYAQSGTYTVQLTTTSSTGSQQVTRQPITIQDCVLKRITIADFQWNAIGQVPTWDNTKRADLTLELGQRSTTSSPIVISNSLYRAEPVKGIINTTVPFTIPVTRPVILNQAVLANFIINLYGNDGGGNQLVYSSGASGIGFSAGFSTLTRLYTISSGPITLECSYQ from the coding sequence ATGACATTCCCTGTTCTTCAACGCCTACTTTGGCGTTTAATTATTCTAACGGTCGTAGCGGCTTGTCAGAATAAACAAAAGGCGATTGTGCCTAGCTCAGCTTTCAGTTACAATCTCGTTGAGACGGAAATAAAGGACTACGTGTCTGGCTATCCGGTTGGCTTTGCCATCAAGTTCACTAATCGCAGTACAGAGGGAACGACTTATAGTTGGGACTTTGGCAACGGATCCACATCAGTAGATAAAGATCCCATAATTACGTACGCTCAGTCAGGCACTTACACGGTTCAGCTGACAACAACCAGTTCGACTGGTAGTCAGCAGGTAACCCGCCAACCGATTACTATACAAGACTGCGTACTCAAGAGGATCACGATTGCTGACTTCCAGTGGAACGCTATTGGGCAGGTACCCACCTGGGACAACACGAAACGGGCTGATTTAACCCTGGAATTAGGCCAGCGATCGACTACCAGTTCACCCATTGTTATCAGCAATTCCTTGTATCGGGCCGAGCCAGTGAAAGGTATTATTAACACAACGGTGCCGTTTACGATCCCGGTCACTCGACCTGTCATTCTTAATCAAGCCGTATTGGCCAACTTCATCATTAACCTTTACGGCAATGATGGAGGAGGTAACCAGTTAGTCTACTCGTCAGGAGCATCCGGTATTGGCTTCTCCGCTGGTTTCTCGACACTCACCCGCTTATACACGATCAGCAGTGGCCCCATCACGCTAGAATGCTCGTATCAGTAA
- a CDS encoding helix-turn-helix domain-containing protein yields MISPAEILPGVIFYSYLSAERKEKVCFWNHHTLILQVSGQLTLETAGQTISMTGGELLLIGRNQVGTLTKTPLPGANYETIVISLQDDLLRKIALEEKLEADRNYIGPPNMLIPVNEFLQGYFRSIVPYARSSGATMTDEMGILKVKEGVKLVLLVLPGLRHFLFDFSAPHKIDLERFMRRNFHFNVPIEKFAQLTGRSLAAFKRDFLKTFGTPPRHWLQDKRLTEAKYLIETKHQKPSAIYLELGFESLSHFSYSFKKKFGMAPTALKNSLSST; encoded by the coding sequence ATGATCAGTCCAGCAGAAATTCTCCCCGGCGTGATCTTCTATTCGTACCTCTCCGCTGAGCGTAAAGAGAAGGTATGCTTCTGGAACCATCATACCTTGATCTTGCAGGTGTCGGGGCAGTTGACCCTGGAAACCGCCGGGCAGACCATTTCGATGACGGGAGGAGAACTGCTGCTGATCGGCCGAAACCAGGTAGGGACGCTCACCAAAACTCCGCTACCCGGAGCGAACTATGAAACCATCGTCATATCCCTGCAGGATGATCTGTTGCGCAAGATCGCATTAGAAGAAAAGCTCGAAGCAGATCGGAACTATATTGGGCCACCCAATATGCTGATTCCTGTCAACGAATTCCTGCAGGGCTATTTTCGTTCGATCGTTCCCTACGCCCGTAGTTCGGGCGCGACAATGACCGACGAAATGGGCATTTTGAAAGTGAAAGAAGGCGTTAAATTAGTACTCCTTGTCCTGCCGGGGCTCCGCCACTTCTTGTTCGATTTTTCAGCCCCTCACAAGATCGACCTGGAGAGGTTTATGCGTAGGAACTTTCATTTCAACGTTCCCATTGAAAAATTTGCGCAGCTGACCGGCCGTAGTTTGGCCGCTTTTAAACGCGATTTCCTGAAAACTTTCGGTACTCCGCCCCGGCATTGGTTACAGGACAAACGGCTGACCGAAGCCAAATACCTCATCGAAACGAAACATCAAAAACCGTCCGCCATTTACCTCGAACTGGGGTTTGAGAGCCTGTCCCACTTCTCCTACTCCTTCAAGAAAAAGTTCGGTATGGCCCCAACGGCCCTGAAGAATAGTCTTTCGTCAACGTGA
- a CDS encoding aldo/keto reductase: MKNSTKIQLGQQGPFVSKLGLGCMRMSSIWGGATPDETESIATIQEALDQGINFLNTGDFYGAGHNELLVGKAIKGRRDDAFVSVKFGAIFHNGQPIGMDLRPIAIKNFINYSLTRLGIDTIDLYQPSRMDNSVPVEDIIGTVADLINEGKVRYIGVSEITADQLRQANDIHPISALEIGYSLADRQIERDLLPTARELGIGIVAFATTAEGLLTGDLNAPLAEDDYRNHFSRFQGENLIHNLEKVDVLTQLASQKGYTPTQVAIAWVKEQGDQIMPLVSMSRRSRIPENRTAMDLVFTPEEMNTLNTTFAPGAIWGGTYLQR, encoded by the coding sequence ATGAAAAACAGCACAAAAATTCAGTTGGGTCAACAGGGCCCGTTCGTTTCCAAACTTGGTCTAGGCTGTATGCGCATGTCGTCGATCTGGGGCGGGGCTACACCTGACGAAACAGAAAGTATCGCTACCATCCAGGAAGCTTTAGATCAGGGTATCAATTTTTTGAACACCGGAGACTTTTACGGCGCGGGTCATAATGAACTGCTGGTCGGCAAAGCCATCAAAGGAAGGCGCGACGATGCCTTCGTCAGCGTAAAGTTTGGGGCTATCTTTCACAACGGTCAGCCGATCGGCATGGATCTGCGCCCCATTGCGATCAAGAATTTTATCAACTACTCGCTGACCCGTCTGGGTATTGATACCATTGACCTCTACCAGCCCAGCCGAATGGATAACAGTGTGCCGGTGGAAGACATCATTGGCACAGTCGCCGACCTGATTAACGAAGGTAAAGTGCGTTACATTGGCGTGTCGGAAATTACGGCGGACCAACTGCGTCAGGCCAACGACATTCACCCCATCAGCGCCCTGGAGATCGGCTATTCGCTGGCCGACCGTCAAATCGAACGCGACCTGCTGCCAACCGCTAGGGAACTAGGTATTGGCATCGTAGCCTTCGCTACTACGGCGGAAGGCTTGTTGACCGGAGACCTGAACGCACCCCTCGCCGAAGACGATTACCGGAATCATTTCTCTCGTTTTCAGGGTGAGAATCTAATTCATAACCTGGAAAAAGTCGACGTCTTAACGCAACTAGCCAGTCAGAAAGGGTATACGCCAACACAGGTTGCCATCGCCTGGGTGAAGGAGCAAGGCGATCAGATTATGCCGTTGGTAAGTATGAGTCGTCGGTCGCGTATACCGGAAAACAGGACAGCGATGGATCTCGTATTTACGCCGGAAGAAATGAATACCCTGAACACTACGTTTGCCCCAGGCGCTATATGGGGCGGCACTTACTTACAACGCTAA
- a CDS encoding TetR/AcrR family transcriptional regulator, protein MKVTKEKLIDAAVVALNSDESATIEQIANVAGVTRRTVHRYFNDRNTLVQECKETMLRVCNLNMTGAYHSSEQPAVQLENMFYAALEVGIQYSFVKKLVKRNQYTDLMNNHELAYDNVKADWFKLIDLLQQQGAINRTLSIPWIYNLFGGMVDIAIEAQQAGDVARNDIRKFAWTSFKGSIGLQ, encoded by the coding sequence ATGAAAGTGACGAAGGAAAAACTAATTGACGCTGCGGTTGTCGCGCTGAACAGCGATGAATCGGCCACCATAGAACAGATCGCCAACGTTGCCGGAGTGACCCGACGAACCGTACACCGTTATTTCAACGACCGAAATACGTTAGTGCAAGAATGTAAGGAAACCATGCTCCGAGTTTGCAATCTCAACATGACGGGAGCCTATCACAGCAGTGAGCAACCTGCCGTCCAGCTCGAAAACATGTTCTACGCGGCCTTGGAAGTCGGTATTCAGTATTCGTTCGTCAAAAAACTGGTCAAACGCAATCAGTACACGGATTTGATGAACAACCATGAACTGGCCTACGATAATGTCAAAGCCGACTGGTTTAAGCTCATCGACCTTCTTCAACAGCAGGGAGCTATCAATAGAACGCTGTCTATTCCCTGGATCTATAATCTGTTTGGGGGTATGGTGGACATCGCTATTGAAGCCCAGCAGGCAGGCGACGTTGCGCGTAATGACATCAGGAAATTTGCATGGACATCATTTAAAGGAAGCATTGGCCTTCAATAA
- a CDS encoding alpha/beta fold hydrolase, protein MQSPNTADTYVDSELVKRLPGFTSNYLMVNDVRLHYILGGQGKPLVLLPGWPQTWWSYHKIMPLLADRYQVIVVELRGMGSSDKPMAGYSKKEMAGDVAALLDKLGIERTSIAGHDIGAAVAFSFAAHYPQKTEKLVLLDTPHPDENLYKLPMLPTGAGVHPWWVAFNQVRNLPEQILEDRFHLLQDWLFDQLLEDKTAISAFDRQVYAQAYNSRDAIRASNGWYQTFAEDIQAIKGKKVDAPTLGIAGPAGYQMLSYALPPYIDQLDVKEVTGAGHFVQEERPVETVGFICDFLG, encoded by the coding sequence ATGCAATCACCCAACACAGCCGACACCTATGTCGATAGTGAATTAGTCAAACGGCTGCCCGGCTTTACCAGCAACTACTTAATGGTCAATGACGTTCGGTTGCACTACATCCTGGGCGGTCAGGGTAAGCCGCTGGTCTTGTTACCCGGTTGGCCCCAAACCTGGTGGAGCTATCACAAAATCATGCCGTTGCTGGCTGACCGATATCAGGTCATCGTGGTTGAGCTGCGCGGCATGGGAAGCTCGGATAAACCGATGGCGGGTTATTCGAAAAAAGAGATGGCGGGTGATGTGGCCGCTTTACTCGACAAGTTGGGCATCGAACGAACCAGCATCGCCGGTCATGACATCGGGGCTGCTGTGGCGTTTAGCTTCGCGGCCCATTATCCTCAAAAGACCGAAAAGCTGGTTTTGCTGGATACACCCCATCCGGACGAGAACCTGTACAAGCTTCCCATGCTCCCGACGGGCGCGGGTGTTCATCCGTGGTGGGTCGCGTTTAACCAGGTCAGGAACTTGCCGGAACAAATACTGGAAGACCGGTTCCACTTACTGCAAGACTGGCTTTTCGACCAACTGCTGGAAGATAAGACAGCCATCAGCGCCTTCGACCGGCAAGTCTATGCTCAGGCGTATAACAGTCGGGACGCCATACGGGCCTCCAATGGCTGGTATCAGACCTTTGCGGAAGACATCCAGGCTATAAAGGGCAAGAAAGTTGACGCACCAACGCTGGGCATAGCGGGTCCCGCTGGCTACCAGATGCTTTCGTATGCGTTACCCCCTTACATTGACCAACTGGACGTAAAAGAAGTAACGGGAGCAGGCCATTTTGTGCAGGAAGAGAGACCCGTTGAAACGGTTGGATTCATTTGTGATTTTCTCGGCTAG
- a CDS encoding barstar family protein: MVKRIEIEGNAINDIASFYAEINRVFMVGESWTIGPSLDALDDLLYGGYGALQSAQSIDLVWHDMDHSRNALGYQTTRNYYLDKLKPKSPYNKRLFEEKLIALENGTGETYFDTILSILADHPNIRLISQ, from the coding sequence ATGGTTAAACGAATAGAGATTGAGGGAAACGCTATCAACGACATTGCCTCTTTTTATGCGGAGATCAACAGGGTATTTATGGTTGGAGAAAGCTGGACGATCGGTCCTAGTCTCGACGCGCTCGATGATTTATTGTATGGAGGCTATGGCGCCCTGCAAAGCGCCCAATCAATTGACCTTGTCTGGCACGATATGGACCATAGCCGCAACGCGCTAGGCTATCAAACGACCCGCAATTACTACTTGGATAAGCTTAAGCCTAAATCACCTTACAACAAGAGACTGTTTGAAGAAAAGTTGATCGCTTTGGAGAACGGCACTGGCGAAACGTATTTTGACACGATACTGAGCATCCTGGCCGACCACCCAAACATAAGATTGATTAGTCAGTGA
- a CDS encoding DUF4177 domain-containing protein, protein MKRYKVEGLIYYSKLTLDSKHILTDSQVDVQAKLDEYAQQGYQLASTNTVSFGSAIYIYLYFEKDVD, encoded by the coding sequence ATGAAACGTTACAAGGTAGAAGGCCTAATCTATTACTCCAAACTTACGCTCGATTCCAAGCACATTTTGACCGATTCCCAGGTTGACGTGCAAGCCAAACTCGATGAGTACGCTCAGCAGGGCTACCAGCTTGCATCAACCAATACAGTCAGTTTCGGATCGGCCATTTACATCTATTTATACTTTGAAAAAGACGTAGATTGA